One genomic segment of Pempheris klunzingeri isolate RE-2024b chromosome 21, fPemKlu1.hap1, whole genome shotgun sequence includes these proteins:
- the terf1 gene encoding telomeric repeat-binding factor 1: MESETENKSAADASYKDESVPFSHITAVATGWMFDFAFVSLCRHFKEGKLDAFNETLSNVEAFSQSVKGACHNEKTMICAFLARVMHGKQLDVLFEDDTRVMPLMSAAKIWSKLEDTVADERLFKNINILLLVQSVAVCLEKGQRSSASSVLEWFENNHEFPQNLRVKLSTIVTKADTYHPFLMSFSFSRLQETIQSYLDAYLEKNPSDFLIKAATKTIQSSENIEGLEDVVTQDCLLSDMAKSTVERKKKERAVCLRTKRKLLSTKITDIWTPDMCKKAFVSVRRLSENELSLTTEKSPDTVKVQKVRRPHQKWTPQLDKYLKDGVKRHGQGKWSRILLDYDFEGRTGTMLKDRWRVLLKAHEVS; the protein is encoded by the exons ATGGAGTCTGAAACTGAGAATAAAAGCGCTGCGGATGCAAGTTATAAAGATGAAAGTGTCCCTTTCTCCCACATTACCGCTGTTGCCACCGGCTGGATGTTTGACTTTGCGTTCGTGAGTCTGTGTCGACATTTCAAGGAAGGCAAACTTGATGCATTCAATGAAACGCTTTCGAATGTGGAGG cctTTTCTCAGAGTGTGAAAGGAGCCTGCCACAATGAGAAAACGATGATATGTGCCTTCCTTGCTAGAGTCATGCATGGAAAGCAGCTGG ATGTCCTGTTTGAAGATGATACCCGTGTGATGCCTCTGATGTCTGCCGCCAAAATATGGTCAAAACTAGAGGATACTGTGGCAGACGAAAGATTattcaaaaacattaatataCTTTTGCTTGTCCAG TCTGTAGCTGTGTGCTTGGAGAAAGGCCAAAGGTCTTCTGCCTCTTCTGTCCTCGAGTGGTTTGAGAATAACCATGAATTCCCACAG AACTTGAGAGTTAAGCTGTCCACAATCGTGACAAAGGCGGACACCTATCACCCATTCCTCAtgagcttcagcttcagccgCCTGCAGGAAACCATACAATCTTACCTGGATGCCTACTTGGAGAAGAATCCCTCTGACTTCCTTATCAAG GCAGCCACAAAGACGATCCAGTCATCGGAGAACATTGAGGGCTTAGAGGACGTGGTGACGCAGGACTGTCTTCTGTCAGATATGGCCAAATCAACAGTGGAAAGAAA gaaaaaggagaggGCTGTTTGTTTGAG AACAAAACGGAAACTACTGTCAACTAAAATAACTGACATATGGACACCTGATATGTGCAAAAAGGCTTTTGTGTCTGTCAGAAGACTTTCCGAGAATG AGCTATCTCTGACAACTGAGAAGTCACCGGACACTGTGAAGGTCCAAAAAGTAAGAAGGCCACATCAG aAATGGACACCCCAGCTGGACAAATACCTCAAGGATGGTGTTAAACGTCACGGCCAGGGGAAGTGGTCTCGCATATTATTGGATTATGACTTTGAAGGGCGCACCGGCACCATGCTCAAAGACCGCTGGAGAGTTCTATTGAAGGCTCATGAGGTCAGCTGA